From a single Ornithorhynchus anatinus isolate Pmale09 chromosome 4, mOrnAna1.pri.v4, whole genome shotgun sequence genomic region:
- the ZBTB43 gene encoding zinc finger and BTB domain-containing protein 43, whose amino-acid sequence MESGTSSFRVEFPDFSSTILQKLNQQRQQGQLCDVSIVVQGHLFRAHKAVLAASSPYFCDQVLLKNSRRIVLPDVMNPRVFENILLSSYTGRLVMPALEIVSYLTAASFLQMWHVVDKCTEVLEGNPTVLCQKLNHGNDHQSPSSSSYSGLVENFELGSGGQPDFQKAQDLRDGENEEENSKDELSSQLTEHEYLPSNSSTEHDRLSTEMASQDGEEGASDGTEYHYTRPIYSKPSIMSHKRWIHVKPERFEQDCEGVDVHAAFDEHQVSESVNAMQTDQAMPSSGADEDFHVGDKKAEAEFDEQADEGNYDEQVDFYGSSMEEFSGERADGSLSGPRQEASVAAGYGDAIDMVPGIKEESSHLGFSSADKLYPCQCGKSFTHKSQRDRHMSMHLGLRPYGCGVCGKKFKMKHHLVGHMKIHTGIKPYECNICGKRFMWRDSFHRHVTSCTKSYEAAKAEQNTTDVN is encoded by the coding sequence ATGGAGTCTGGAACCAGCTCTTTTCGAGTGGAGTTTCCCGATTTTTCCAGTACCATTTTGCAGAAACTAAACCAGCAGCGCCAGCAGGGACAGTTATGTGACGTGTCCATCGTTGTCCAGGGCCACCTCTTCAGGGCTCACAAAGCCGTCCTGGCAGCCAGTTCGCCTTACTTCTGTGACCAGGTTCTCCTGAAGAACAGCCGGAGGATCGTCCTGCCCGACGTGATGAACCCGCGAGTCTTTGAGAACATCCTCCTCTCGTCTTACACGGGGCGGCTAGTGATGCCTGCCCTGGAAATCGTCAGTTACCTGACGGCGGCCAGCTTCCTCCAGATGTGGCACGTGGTGGACAAATGCACTGAGGTTTTAGAAGGGAATCCCACCGTCCTCTGCCAAAAGCTCAACCACGGCAATGACCACCAGTCTCCGAGCAGCAGCAGCTACAGCGGCCTCGTGGAAAATTTTGAGCTGGGCTCGGGCGGGCAGCCCGATTTCCAGAAAGCCCAAGACCTGCGGGACGGGGAGAACGAAGAAGAAAACTCCAAAGACGAGTTGTCCTCCCAGTTAACCGAGCACGAGTATCTCCCCAGCAACTCCTCCACCGAGCACGACCGGCTGAGCACGGAGATGGCGagccaggatggggaggagggagccagcGACGGGACGGAATACCACTACACCCGCCCCATCTACAGCAAGCCCAGCATCATGTCTCACAAGCGCTGGATCCACGTGAAGCCGGAGCGGTTCGAGCAGGACTGCGAAGGCGTGGACGTGCACGCCGCCTTCGACGAGCACCAGGTCTCCGAGTCGGTCAACGCCATGCAGACGGACCAAGCGATGCCGTCCTCGGGCGCCGACGAGGATTTTCACGTCGGCGACAAGAAAGCGGAAGCCGAATTCGACGAGCAGGCCGACGAGGGGAATTACGACGAGCAGGTGGATTTCTATGGGTCGTCCATGGAGGAGTTTTCTGGGGAGAGGGCCGACGGGAGCCTGAGCGGGCCCAGGCAGGAGGCGAGCGTAGCGGCGGGCTACGGGGACGCCATCGACATGGTCCCGGGGATTAAAGAGGAATCTTCCCACCTGGGGTTCTCTTCTGCCGACAAACTGTACCCGTGTCAGTGCGGGAAGAGTTTCACCCACAAGAGTCAGAGGGATCGGCATATGAGCATGCACCTCGGCCTCCGGCCTTACGGCTGTGGAGTCTGTGGTAAGAAATTCAAAATGAAACATCACCTCGTCGGCCACATGAAAATCCACACGGGCATAAAGCCCTATGAGTGTAACATCTGTGGGAAGAGATTTATGTGGAGGGACAGTTTTCATCGGCACGTGACTTCTTGTACCAAGTCGTATGAAGCTGCAAAAGCTGAGCAGAATACTACTGATGTTAACTAA